A DNA window from Prochlorococcus marinus XMU1406 contains the following coding sequences:
- a CDS encoding UDP-glucuronic acid decarboxylase family protein encodes MRNLVTGGAGFLGSHLIDKLLSAGEEVVSLDNYFTGSKSNLKKWFNNNKLEIIRHDITQPILLEADRIWHLACPASPIHYQNNPIKTAKTSFLGTYNMLGLAKRLNARFLLASTSEIYGNPLVHPQKEAYFGNVNTIGPRSCYDEGKRIAETLCFDYKRMHNSDIRVVRIFNTYGPRMLPNDGRVVSNFIVSAISGNPLTIYGDGSQTRSFCYVDDLINGMLKLMNSNYDLPVNLGNPDEFTVKDLAKILIKKVNPDVKLIYKNLPEDDPLRRKPDISIAKEVLNWEPSISLSDGLDKTIKYFKDYLKNEK; translated from the coding sequence ATTAGAAATTTAGTTACTGGAGGAGCCGGATTTTTAGGTTCACATCTTATTGATAAACTTTTATCTGCAGGGGAAGAAGTAGTAAGTTTAGATAACTACTTTACAGGTAGCAAATCTAATTTAAAGAAGTGGTTCAATAATAACAAGCTAGAAATTATTAGACATGATATTACCCAACCTATCTTATTAGAGGCGGACAGAATTTGGCATCTTGCATGTCCTGCTTCACCTATTCACTATCAAAATAATCCAATTAAAACAGCGAAAACAAGCTTTCTAGGAACTTATAACATGTTAGGACTTGCTAAAAGATTAAATGCAAGATTTTTATTAGCCTCAACTAGCGAAATTTACGGAAATCCACTAGTACACCCTCAGAAAGAAGCTTATTTTGGAAATGTTAATACAATAGGGCCTAGAAGTTGTTACGACGAGGGGAAAAGAATTGCTGAAACATTATGTTTCGATTACAAGAGAATGCATAATTCTGATATTAGAGTTGTGAGAATATTCAATACTTATGGTCCTAGAATGCTACCCAATGATGGCAGAGTTGTAAGCAATTTCATAGTATCTGCTATCTCAGGAAATCCACTTACGATATATGGAGATGGTAGTCAGACAAGAAGTTTTTGTTATGTTGATGATCTTATCAATGGAATGCTGAAGCTTATGAATAGTAATTATGACTTGCCTGTAAATTTAGGTAATCCAGATGAATTTACAGTTAAGGATCTTGCTAAAATCTTAATTAAAAAAGTTAACCCTGATGTTAAACTAATTTATAAAAATTTACCAGAAGATGACCCTTTAAGAAGAAAACCAGATATTTCAATTGCGAAAGAAGTTCTTAATTGGGAACCTTCAATATCACTCTCTGATGGATTAGATAAAACTATTAAATACTTTAAAGATTACTTAAAAAATGAAAAATAA
- a CDS encoding mannose-1-phosphate guanylyltransferase/mannose-6-phosphate isomerase produces the protein MTSKTIYKIVPIILAGGTGSRLWPLSRKSFPKQFLNLLNDDRYTMLQKTYKRIDNLEHICRPIVICNEEHRFIVGHQMKEINIEPLEILLEPVGRNTTPAITIAALKALDIFKETNIEPILLILSSDHQIKDINNFQLAIKNSIENALNDNLIIFGVPPTYPSTGYGYIRSANQLDPNQYFASKVDKFIEKPNKKNAKSFIEDKKYTWNSGMFVFKATSILNEIKRFAPEIIKNCEKCLKKSKRDFDFLRLEEEAFRNCDNISIDISVFEKTNKAFVIPLNCGWDDVGSWESLWKMSKKDQNGNYLIGRVLAKETKESLIRSEEKLVVSIGLENIVIVETKDAILVANKESSQNVKNIVSLMNEKGFNEAINHKIVYRPWGSFLSIEEGKTWQIKKIEVNPGASLSLQMHFHRSEHWVVVNGTAKILIEDNEKIIGPNESAYIPLGVKHRLSNPTKFKLTLIEIQSGSYLGEDDIKRFEDKYGR, from the coding sequence ATGACATCTAAAACTATTTACAAAATTGTTCCAATAATACTTGCAGGTGGAACTGGTTCAAGACTTTGGCCATTATCTAGAAAAAGTTTTCCTAAACAATTTCTAAATTTATTAAATGATGATAGATATACTATGCTCCAAAAAACCTACAAAAGAATAGATAATTTAGAACATATTTGCAGACCAATAGTTATTTGTAATGAAGAACATAGGTTTATAGTTGGTCATCAAATGAAAGAAATAAACATAGAGCCATTAGAAATATTATTGGAACCGGTTGGAAGAAATACTACACCTGCAATTACAATTGCTGCTTTAAAAGCTTTAGATATATTTAAAGAAACAAATATTGAACCTATACTCTTAATATTATCGTCAGATCACCAAATTAAAGATATTAATAATTTTCAATTAGCAATTAAAAATAGTATTGAAAATGCTTTAAATGATAATTTAATAATCTTTGGAGTACCTCCCACATATCCTTCTACTGGATATGGATATATAAGATCTGCAAACCAGCTTGATCCCAATCAATATTTTGCTAGTAAGGTTGATAAATTTATAGAGAAACCAAATAAAAAAAATGCTAAGAGTTTTATTGAGGATAAAAAATATACTTGGAATAGTGGAATGTTCGTATTTAAAGCGACTTCGATTCTTAATGAGATAAAAAGATTTGCACCAGAAATAATAAAAAATTGTGAAAAATGTTTGAAAAAAAGTAAAAGGGACTTTGATTTCTTAAGACTTGAAGAAGAAGCATTTAGAAATTGCGATAATATTTCAATTGATATTTCCGTATTTGAAAAAACGAACAAAGCGTTTGTAATTCCTCTTAACTGTGGTTGGGATGATGTAGGCAGCTGGGAATCTCTCTGGAAAATGTCTAAAAAAGATCAAAATGGCAATTATTTAATAGGAAGAGTTTTAGCAAAAGAAACTAAAGAATCTTTGATAAGAAGTGAGGAAAAATTGGTAGTGAGCATCGGTTTAGAAAATATAGTAATTGTTGAAACTAAAGATGCAATTTTAGTTGCAAATAAAGAATCTTCCCAAAATGTAAAAAATATAGTTTCTTTAATGAATGAAAAGGGCTTTAATGAAGCAATAAATCATAAAATTGTTTATAGACCCTGGGGATCATTTTTATCCATTGAAGAAGGTAAAACTTGGCAAATCAAGAAAATAGAGGTCAACCCTGGAGCCTCTCTATCTCTTCAAATGCATTTTCATAGATCTGAGCATTGGGTTGTAGTAAATGGTACAGCCAAGATACTTATAGAAGATAATGAAAAAATAATTGGTCCAAATGAAAGTGCATATATTCCATTAGGAGTTAAACATAGATTATCAAATCCAACTAAATTTAAATTGACTTTAATAGAAATTCAGAGCGGGAGTTATCTTGGAGAGGATGATATAAAAAGATTTGAAGACAAATATGGAAGATAA
- a CDS encoding NAD-dependent epimerase/dehydratase family protein gives MQNILVTGAAGFIGYQICKKLLQTNNQLIGFDNLNNYYDTSLKYARLEKLKYFSKRNYSNWKFIKGDLTKEEQLNKLFDEFKIDTVIHMAAQAGVRYSIKNPAAYLNSNLIGFGNVLEMSRKYNIKHLIYASSSSVYGGNIKYPYSEKDAVNHPISLYAATKKSNELMAHSYSHLYGIPCTGLRFFTVYGPWGRPDMAPMIFTKSILEGKPIKLFNSGNMYRDFTFVEDISGIFEKLVEKPATKNTSFNRNSPDPSTSWCPHRIFNIGNNKPILISHFIQILEKELGLKAIINNYSIQPGDIEKTTAEIGLIGDWVGYKPKTSLNEGIKKFIYWYKEYYGI, from the coding sequence ATGCAAAATATTTTAGTAACAGGGGCAGCAGGTTTTATAGGTTATCAAATTTGCAAAAAACTTCTCCAAACAAATAATCAGTTAATAGGCTTTGATAATCTCAATAATTATTATGATACTTCTTTGAAATATGCCAGATTGGAGAAATTAAAATACTTTTCAAAAAGAAATTATTCAAATTGGAAATTTATTAAAGGAGATTTAACGAAAGAAGAGCAGTTAAATAAATTATTTGATGAATTTAAAATTGATACTGTAATTCATATGGCTGCCCAAGCAGGTGTAAGATATTCAATCAAAAATCCCGCAGCATATCTTAATTCTAATTTAATTGGGTTCGGGAATGTACTTGAAATGTCCAGAAAATATAATATTAAGCATCTAATTTATGCGAGTAGCAGCTCTGTATATGGAGGAAATATAAAATACCCTTATTCTGAGAAAGATGCAGTAAATCATCCAATTAGTCTTTATGCTGCCACGAAAAAATCAAATGAATTAATGGCTCATAGTTATAGTCATTTATATGGTATACCTTGTACGGGATTAAGATTTTTTACAGTTTATGGTCCATGGGGGAGACCAGATATGGCACCTATGATATTCACAAAATCAATCCTAGAAGGTAAACCCATAAAACTTTTTAACTCAGGAAATATGTATAGGGATTTTACTTTTGTGGAAGACATTTCAGGAATTTTTGAGAAACTAGTTGAAAAACCTGCAACAAAAAACACAAGTTTCAACAGGAATTCACCAGACCCTTCAACAAGTTGGTGTCCTCATAGAATATTTAATATAGGTAATAATAAGCCAATTTTGATTTCTCACTTTATACAAATCCTTGAGAAAGAACTTGGGTTAAAAGCAATTATAAATAATTACTCAATTCAGCCAGGAGATATAGAAAAAACAACCGCAGAAATAGGTTTGATAGGTGATTGGGTGGGATATAAACCAAAAACTTCACTTAATGAAGGCATTAAAAAATTTATTTATTGGTATAAAGAGTATTATGGTATTTGA
- a CDS encoding CotH kinase family protein, with protein sequence MKSSRRKSNNKNRFKIVKKKLLSFLPLLKNASFILVVLQGTIFIGLVIDNRGYVKLKISEIYSKFDKRYEDLYLSDFTSYFFDTFRSFFVKKNLKRIDLDINFEEISKLECMRKKLDNCSEDNWARGKMIHNKNSYKVKLRAKGDRNLHRLNLKKMSLKVDIRGKDRYEGMEEFSLQMPILRNYTYELFASNIVKNEDLISPRHEFVKLFVNGEYFGIRHVEEGFGRELIEASKRRYGPIFGIFEPHSVIFEDAIFDLSDAKQWSENTSKKIAKETLSVLKASQNDPLIIKKYFDLDKWGKYFALMDALNLYHATIPKSVKYFLNPSSGLIEPIFFDGHFTGALNLKEDRLIDITLHENCPWECPETNFYRKFFGDYKKIEPNFYRIYFENLERFSSNSYTKEVIKPSWDNFWFERALIYREFSRSDRIYNEGIFPHIGQWGSISKRLKNIRKEIRIARDQKPSIATHKNRFLVSLVNEKSRLPQIIKLNCNGLTSEPIILEKGTKKFIDLSSFGNCNIDNTRFSLNEFKNSFIFSGELTSSLEMNQKIKFEPIIKTSLKQNFNFNKGLHNINENIELFGKNIIFDEGSNICLNKGSKLIIKDSYIKFHGNPNEGVIIKGCDSKSGSLIIENSNVFINNLEVNNLLSPIQELRILYGGINFVNSKIKFDNLEIKNSLSEDGVNFINSSVEGNNLYTENIKSDAIDSDFSSLDIKNINCNKVGNDCLDLSYSVSNIENIVGKNIEDKVLSVGEDSNLNINNINAINSEIGVVSKDSSVLKIKSFNYSNVKLPLASYIKKPELGSPTIYIDKTNNTINTKNSLISDDSFVYIYGKRIIGEMSSNKVFKELYGNKYGAKTIR encoded by the coding sequence ATGAAATCTTCAAGGCGCAAATCAAATAATAAAAATAGATTTAAAATCGTTAAAAAAAAACTATTATCTTTTTTACCATTATTAAAAAATGCATCTTTTATTTTGGTTGTATTACAAGGAACAATATTTATTGGATTAGTAATAGATAATAGAGGCTATGTAAAACTAAAGATTAGTGAAATATATTCAAAATTCGATAAGCGATATGAAGACTTATATTTAAGTGATTTTACAAGTTACTTTTTTGATACTTTCAGGTCATTTTTTGTAAAAAAAAATTTAAAAAGAATTGACTTAGATATTAATTTTGAAGAAATTTCTAAGTTAGAGTGTATGCGCAAAAAACTAGATAATTGTTCTGAGGATAATTGGGCAAGAGGTAAAATGATTCATAATAAAAATTCTTATAAAGTTAAGTTAAGGGCTAAAGGTGATAGGAATCTGCACAGATTGAATTTAAAAAAAATGAGTCTTAAAGTTGATATTAGAGGAAAAGATAGATATGAGGGTATGGAAGAATTTTCCCTACAAATGCCCATTTTGAGAAATTATACTTATGAATTGTTTGCTTCCAATATAGTCAAAAATGAAGATCTTATTTCTCCAAGACATGAATTTGTGAAATTATTCGTTAACGGAGAATATTTTGGAATTAGACATGTTGAAGAGGGTTTTGGAAGAGAATTAATTGAAGCTTCGAAAAGAAGATATGGGCCTATTTTTGGAATATTTGAACCTCATAGTGTTATTTTCGAGGATGCTATATTTGATCTTTCTGATGCAAAACAATGGAGTGAAAATACGTCGAAAAAAATTGCTAAGGAAACTTTATCCGTATTAAAAGCAAGTCAGAATGATCCTTTAATAATAAAAAAATATTTTGATTTGGATAAGTGGGGCAAATATTTTGCGTTGATGGATGCTTTAAATCTTTATCATGCAACAATTCCTAAAAGTGTAAAATATTTTCTAAATCCTTCAAGTGGTTTAATTGAGCCAATATTCTTTGATGGTCACTTTACTGGGGCTTTAAATCTTAAAGAAGATAGATTAATTGATATTACTCTTCATGAAAACTGCCCTTGGGAATGTCCAGAAACAAATTTTTATAGAAAGTTTTTTGGAGATTATAAAAAGATTGAACCAAATTTTTATAGAATTTATTTTGAAAATTTAGAAAGATTTTCTTCTAATTCTTATACAAAAGAAGTTATTAAGCCTTCTTGGGATAATTTTTGGTTTGAAAGAGCACTTATTTATAGAGAGTTTTCAAGATCAGATAGAATTTATAATGAAGGAATATTCCCTCATATTGGGCAATGGGGTTCTATTAGTAAAAGACTTAAGAATATAAGAAAAGAAATAAGAATTGCTCGTGATCAAAAGCCCTCTATAGCTACCCATAAAAATAGATTTCTGGTGAGTTTGGTCAATGAAAAATCAAGATTACCTCAAATAATTAAGTTAAATTGTAATGGATTAACCTCTGAACCTATAATTTTAGAGAAAGGGACAAAGAAGTTTATAGATCTATCTTCTTTTGGAAATTGTAATATAGATAATACAAGATTTTCATTAAATGAATTTAAGAATAGTTTTATTTTTTCTGGAGAATTAACATCATCTCTCGAAATGAATCAGAAAATTAAATTTGAACCGATAATAAAAACTAGTTTAAAACAAAATTTTAACTTTAATAAAGGTCTTCATAACATTAATGAAAATATAGAATTATTTGGAAAGAATATTATCTTTGATGAAGGATCAAATATATGTCTTAATAAAGGATCAAAACTAATTATTAAAGACTCTTACATTAAATTTCATGGGAATCCAAATGAAGGAGTGATAATAAAAGGTTGTGATTCTAAAAGTGGTTCCTTAATAATTGAAAATTCAAATGTATTTATAAATAATTTAGAAGTAAATAATTTATTAAGCCCAATTCAAGAACTAAGGATCTTATATGGAGGAATTAATTTTGTAAATTCCAAAATTAAATTTGATAATCTTGAAATAAAGAACTCTTTAAGTGAAGACGGTGTAAATTTTATAAATTCATCAGTAGAAGGTAATAATTTATATACTGAAAATATTAAATCAGATGCAATTGATTCTGATTTTTCCTCATTAGATATTAAAAATATAAATTGTAATAAAGTTGGTAATGATTGTTTAGATTTATCTTATTCTGTTTCGAATATTGAAAATATTGTGGGCAAAAATATTGAAGATAAAGTTCTAAGCGTTGGTGAAGATTCGAATTTAAATATTAATAATATAAATGCAATTAATAGTGAGATCGGAGTAGTTAGTAAAGATTCTTCTGTACTTAAAATAAAATCTTTTAATTATTCAAATGTTAAACTCCCATTGGCTTCATATATTAAAAAACCTGAGCTTGGATCACCAACTATTTATATTGATAAAACTAATAATACGATTAATACAAAAAATAGCCTTATTTCTGATGATTCCTTTGTTTATATTTATGGGAAAAGAATCATTGGTGAAATGAGTTCTAATAAAGTTTTTAAAGAACTTTATGGAAATAAATATGGGGCAAAGACAATTAGATGA
- a CDS encoding DUF4956 domain-containing protein, whose translation MNTEFSETLIRNKAITESIVVGFSDSLLILGLSVLAGFYIRFIFKKYSNSYSSTSAFGNTLLMVTISVASLIAVVKSSLALSLGLVGALSVVRFRTAIKEPYNLAFVLLSICIGIAIGASQYLFAVLIAITGSVVAIYAFKINNKSKNSSSSSNFLDSISLTLSSTKDLPKLCSLLDKYTEVYSIKNLSSYSQDNLVLNISIHIDDHKNLNEILFKIREEFKDASITFYNRPES comes from the coding sequence ATGAATACAGAATTTAGTGAAACTTTGATAAGAAACAAAGCTATTACTGAATCTATTGTAGTGGGGTTTTCAGACTCTTTGTTAATATTAGGCCTTTCAGTTCTGGCTGGTTTTTATATTAGATTTATTTTTAAAAAATATTCAAATTCATACTCTTCAACATCTGCTTTTGGAAATACTTTATTAATGGTAACTATTTCTGTAGCCTCTTTAATAGCTGTAGTTAAATCTTCATTAGCTTTATCTCTTGGATTGGTAGGTGCATTATCTGTAGTTAGGTTTAGAACTGCTATAAAAGAACCATATAACCTTGCATTCGTTCTATTATCTATCTGCATTGGTATAGCGATAGGAGCTTCACAATATTTATTTGCAGTTTTAATTGCAATTACTGGTTCAGTAGTAGCAATTTATGCTTTTAAAATAAATAATAAAAGTAAAAATTCAAGCTCATCCTCTAATTTCTTAGATAGCATATCGCTAACTTTATCTTCAACGAAAGATCTACCTAAATTGTGCAGTTTGCTTGATAAATATACAGAAGTCTATTCTATAAAAAATCTAAGTTCTTATTCACAAGATAATTTAGTATTAAATATTTCAATACATATTGATGATCATAAAAACCTAAATGAAATTTTATTCAAAATAAGGGAAGAATTTAAAGATGCATCAATTACTTTTTATAATAGGCCTGAGAGTTAA
- a CDS encoding nucleotide sugar dehydrogenase, translating to MKNKADLKKITCLGAGYVGGPTMAVMADRCNSIEITIVDLNQSKVDLWNSEDLSNLPVFEPGLASIIKKVRGKNLFFSSDIQKAISEADIIFISVNTPTKTSGYGAGFASDLKWVESSARTIANFATGHTIVVEKSTVPVKTAEVIKTILNYNQNYDAKKSFSILSNPEFLAEGTAINDLENPDRVLIGGNDSDAIESLSLIYEHWVSKEKIIKTNLWSSELSKLAANAFLAQRISSINAIGAICESTGANVREVKLAIGSDKRIGERFLNAGPGFGGSCFQKDLLNMVYLSKYYGLNEVANYWEQVLILNNWQKSRISKLVVDKLFGTLNGKKIAILGFAFKANTNDTRESSAIKITKELLTEGAEIVIHDPKVTKDQIKKDLEKNEGKDPKQKESNSFWWFSKDYEEIFKNSDAIIILTEWEEYKTLNWKFYTNLMRKPSWIFDSRSIVNPKEMKNLGIKLWRIGDGTLD from the coding sequence ATGAAAAATAAAGCTGATCTTAAAAAAATAACATGTTTGGGGGCTGGATATGTAGGTGGACCAACTATGGCAGTAATGGCTGATAGATGTAATAGTATTGAAATAACAATTGTAGATTTAAATCAATCTAAAGTAGACCTTTGGAATAGTGAAGACTTATCTAATCTCCCTGTATTTGAACCAGGGCTAGCATCAATAATTAAAAAAGTAAGAGGAAAAAATCTTTTTTTCTCAAGTGATATTCAGAAGGCCATTTCTGAAGCAGATATTATTTTTATTTCAGTTAATACTCCAACAAAAACCTCCGGTTATGGAGCTGGATTTGCAAGTGATTTGAAATGGGTGGAATCGAGTGCTAGAACTATTGCTAATTTTGCTACCGGACATACCATAGTTGTAGAAAAAAGTACTGTTCCAGTAAAAACAGCTGAGGTAATAAAGACAATTCTTAATTACAATCAAAATTATGATGCTAAAAAAAGTTTTTCAATTCTATCTAATCCTGAATTCTTAGCAGAGGGCACGGCCATAAATGATTTAGAAAATCCTGATAGAGTTTTAATAGGAGGCAATGATTCTGATGCGATAGAATCTTTATCATTAATATATGAACATTGGGTAAGCAAGGAAAAAATTATTAAAACAAACCTCTGGAGTAGCGAATTATCTAAACTTGCAGCGAACGCATTTCTAGCCCAAAGGATTAGTTCAATAAATGCAATAGGAGCTATTTGTGAATCTACTGGAGCGAATGTCAGAGAAGTAAAATTAGCTATTGGGTCTGATAAAAGGATTGGGGAAAGGTTTCTGAATGCAGGTCCAGGATTTGGTGGAAGTTGTTTCCAAAAAGATCTTTTAAATATGGTTTATTTGAGTAAATATTATGGTCTTAATGAGGTAGCTAATTATTGGGAGCAAGTTCTAATTTTAAATAATTGGCAAAAAAGTAGAATATCCAAACTTGTTGTAGACAAATTGTTTGGTACTTTAAATGGAAAAAAAATTGCTATTCTTGGCTTCGCATTTAAAGCAAATACAAATGATACAAGAGAGTCTTCGGCAATTAAGATAACGAAAGAATTACTTACAGAAGGTGCAGAAATCGTAATACACGATCCTAAAGTAACTAAAGATCAGATTAAAAAAGATTTAGAAAAAAACGAAGGAAAAGATCCTAAACAAAAAGAAAGTAATAGCTTTTGGTGGTTTTCTAAAGACTACGAAGAGATCTTTAAAAATTCAGATGCGATTATTATTCTTACCGAATGGGAAGAGTACAAAACTCTTAATTGGAAATTTTACACAAATCTCATGAGAAAGCCTTCTTGGATATTTGATTCTAGATCTATCGTTAACCCTAAAGAGATGAAAAATCTAGGAATAAAATTATGGAGAATTGGTGATGGCACTTTAGATTAA
- a CDS encoding sugar transferase, protein MNYKILKRFLDFLFSFLLIIILIPLFLIIGILIKTSSKGSIIYIQKRMGKNNTTFSCYKFRTMAPQSKYLLKEILITNPNLKNEFEKTRKLTNDPRITPIGKFLRFLSLDELPQIINVLRGDMSFIGPRPIVKSEIKKYGNDFEKAFSVSPGISGLWQVSGRNNLSYDRRVELDIFYSKNINFILDMKIFIKTFKVILFPFGRGAY, encoded by the coding sequence TTGAATTACAAAATTTTAAAGAGATTTTTAGATTTTTTATTCTCCTTTTTATTAATAATTATCTTAATCCCACTATTTTTAATTATTGGGATCCTAATTAAAACAAGCTCAAAAGGTTCTATTATTTATATACAAAAAAGGATGGGGAAGAATAATACAACTTTTTCTTGTTACAAATTCCGAACTATGGCCCCGCAATCAAAATATCTTTTAAAAGAAATATTGATTACAAATCCAAATTTGAAAAATGAATTTGAAAAGACAAGAAAATTGACTAATGATCCAAGAATTACTCCCATTGGCAAATTTCTCAGATTTTTAAGTTTAGACGAATTACCCCAAATAATTAATGTATTAAGGGGAGATATGAGTTTTATTGGACCAAGACCAATAGTAAAAAGTGAAATAAAAAAATATGGTAATGATTTCGAAAAAGCATTCTCTGTAAGCCCAGGTATTTCAGGCCTATGGCAGGTTAGTGGAAGAAATAATCTTTCTTATGATAGAAGGGTTGAATTGGATATCTTTTATTCAAAAAATATCAACTTTATCCTAGACATGAAAATTTTTATTAAAACTTTTAAAGTAATTCTATTTCCCTTTGGAAGAGGAGCTTATTAA
- a CDS encoding VTC domain-containing protein, whose product MKRFEKKYRIAPAFLVEKEFILIENRFRKIFKDRFITSIYYDTPSFLHFRQSEEGICKRRKIRIRYYNNDVDKAIIEYKNKNSEIGWKDFSKLENAINISSGEILNTSAFTDLNLSFIIPSFIENGFQPTLGINYLRRYYLSEDKQTRITFDKKIKFSSILKNKDGYFFNYPVESDESIMEVKFESGTNPDQKLIEKLTNSNNLNLSRFSKYCEGIKQVY is encoded by the coding sequence ATGAAGCGGTTTGAAAAAAAATATAGGATTGCCCCAGCTTTTTTAGTTGAAAAAGAATTTATTCTTATTGAAAATAGATTTAGAAAGATATTTAAAGATAGATTCATTACAAGCATATATTATGATACTCCAAGCTTTCTGCACTTCCGCCAGTCTGAGGAAGGAATATGTAAAAGGAGAAAAATAAGAATTAGATACTATAACAATGATGTTGATAAAGCAATTATTGAATATAAAAATAAAAATTCAGAAATTGGTTGGAAAGATTTTTCTAAATTAGAAAATGCTATAAATATTAGCTCTGGAGAAATATTAAATACTTCTGCTTTCACAGATCTTAATTTATCATTTATTATTCCATCTTTTATAGAAAATGGTTTTCAACCAACTCTTGGTATTAATTACTTGAGAAGATATTACCTTTCTGAAGATAAACAGACGAGAATAACTTTTGACAAAAAAATAAAGTTTTCAAGTATTTTGAAAAATAAAGATGGTTATTTTTTTAATTATCCTGTTGAGTCAGATGAATCAATAATGGAAGTTAAATTTGAAAGTGGTACTAATCCAGATCAAAAACTTATAGAAAAACTCACAAATTCTAATAATCTTAATTTATCAAGGTTTTCAAAATATTGTGAAGGAATTAAACAAGTATATTAG